One genomic region from Lycorma delicatula isolate Av1 chromosome 1, ASM4794821v1, whole genome shotgun sequence encodes:
- the LOC142317903 gene encoding uncharacterized protein LOC142317903: protein MIRVLQANVNRSTLSHSLVSRLVVQKKVDILVITEPNIYEAARSGWYADTEDDVVIKDVSNRVASRLNFRSNGTVALETSKTLIIGVYISPNVAVSEFTSTLDTIQELISNTDKKISMVGDFNSRLAVDVRIREVNY, encoded by the coding sequence atgattagagTATTACAAGCAAATGTAAACAGAAGCACGCTATCACACAGCCTGGTATCTAGATTGGTTGTACAGAAGAAAGTTGACATATTGGTTATTACCGAGCCAAATATTTATGAGGCAGCTAGGTCTGGTTGGTATGCAGACACTGAGGATGACGTAGTGATTAAAGATGTCAGTAATAGAGTGGCAAGTAGATTAAATTTTAGAAGCAATGGCACAGTAGCGCTAGAAACGTCCAAAACATTGATAATTGGCGTATATATATCTCCCAATGTGGCAGTTAGTGAATTCACTAGCACCCTTGATACGATACAAGAGCTAATTAGTAACACGGATAAGAAGATCAGCATGGTAGGAGATTTCAACAGTAGGCTGGCGGTCGATGTACGAATAAGAGAGGTAAATTATTAA